The Nostoc sp. 'Peltigera membranacea cyanobiont' N6 genome contains the following window.
CACAGCCCCAGAGTCAACAGAAGCAACAGTTCAGCAAGTATTGACACGCTTGCGCCGCCGCTCCCGGTTCAACTGGTTAGCGGGAAGCGCAGCCGTTGCTGCTTGTGTAATCGGTGCAGTATCTAGCTTAGGATCTGGTGGTTCGAGTCTGCCGCAACTGGCGCAACGACCAGAAAAAGAACCGATCCAAACGTCCTCAGCAGCGTCTATAATTCCACCCTCCCCTCTGATGGTGGGACTAAATAACCCGGTAATTGAAATTCCGAAAGCAGCTGTAGCTTCTCCAGAAAATCCAATTTATCCGGTACAGCCACAACGGCACGACTCCAAACAGGACATAAACTAATCGCAGAGTTAATAAGTCACAGTTCATAACTGGACTTTG
Protein-coding sequences here:
- a CDS encoding anti-sigma factor family protein, yielding MTTDSQFYDRSPLQLPQDLSDGMAKHTNESTGLMDIVKRDRFELLSAYLDGEVTASERRQVEEWLANDASVQCLYARLLKLRQGLRTLPVPTAPESTEATVQQVLTRLRRRSRFNWLAGSAAVAACVIGAVSSLGSGGSSLPQLAQRPEKEPIQTSSAASIIPPSPLMVGLNNPVIEIPKAAVASPENPIYPVQPQRHDSKQDIN